Proteins from a single region of Dictyostelium discoideum AX4 chromosome 5 chromosome, whole genome shotgun sequence:
- the ascc3 gene encoding DEAD/DEAH box helicase: MGIFDNQNKFEPTISNTLRSLTNGNTQTFDEQVVARNKEIMKKRNEKKKEKDRIIEKGQLTWSYFSDSKQNKEKEKENRQIFNKFKEIVLEMIGDDEIPSDEIASAVYETFMIVANPHKDKASKCESLRQIFHSFFKVAMYNKLSEQVGLLLQIKNPFESDSKASNESVQTIDSFESMEWQLPSKYQLQFEDNDEMSIFDEINHFINTKINNNLDEQKEKEKEKLINTPLSDMVLIHQPGQIKKSKKLKKLAAAGGSNNLESNNVVDSTYTIEWLREECSVISIGLGIPSEEIYNTIMSFLKNKKETIEEDMIGLLGFDHLELIADIIKYRDSILGSVVSGYRASNHSGPLNHFSIQTKDEKDFDKQLKKDDKKRYKNDQQQQQQQQYQEEQIKFIDHSQQSFEQPTIYNQKEFTGGDVCIDLPYGGKIALPKGTVRTEKTTHTEVMVPYSLAKPFADNEKLIEIGESIAEISRAAFGSIKKLNRIQSRVFESAYKSNENILISAPTGAGKTNIALLTILHEIESNINPYGYLDKDNFKIIYIAPLKALASEMVEKFSNSLKYLGIVSKELTGDMQLTQKELKETQIIVTTPEKWDVITRKSSDVALTKLVRLIIIDEIHLLHEERGPVLECIVARTLRQVETTQEMIRIVGLSATLPNYKDVARFIRAPASGTHFFDSSYRPVPLTQNFIGVKDNQGIMVMKNNMNQLCYERLEKSLKEGHQVMIFVHSRKDTVKSAEILSDMAKEKHFRFSNEEPSFGAKKEFEKVKSKEIRSLFQHGISVHHAGLLRSDRNVVEKYFANGTIKVLVCTATLAWGVNLPAHTVIIKGTQVYNAKNGGFMDLGISDVMQIFGRAGRPQFDTSGEGFLLTSKDKLDHYLSLMSSSMPIESKFITNLEDHLNAEIVLGTVSNVNEAVNWLSYTYLFIRMLQNPLVYGIPSSQRSKDPQLEEFKREIIIRAAKKLEQCKMTRFDEQSENLGMTELGRIASHYYIKHPSIETFNEMLNDQLGQDQVLNILSNSSEFENITLREEESTELDKLAENQCYYELTVLDSHSKVKCLLQAFFSRANIDGFSLVSDSNYTVQNSSRILRGLFEISLKKGWCTVSKTILDLCKMVDHQLWHFESPLRQAKVLSLDTIRKIEERDWTPERICDMEIGELSFVLGNQLIAKTTRKIAQQFPQLDFEIQVQPITANIIRINMTLIPMFSWNDKMHGDSQPFWIWVQDNESQYIFHSEYFMLTKKIYNQTEPITLTCIIPLPNPMPSQFFLHYISDRWLGSEGIREISFRHLVLPQQDRVVNTELLDLQPLPKEALKNKDFESLFKFSHFNPIQTQVFHTLYYTNNNVLLGSPTGSGKTICAELAMFKVFRDEPHMKVVYIAPLKALVRERMNDWKVKFQEKLGKKLVELTGDYTPNMIALQNADIVTTTPEKWDGISRNWKNRSYVTSVSLLIIDEIHLIGELRGPILEVIVSRMKLISKQTGVNIRVVGLSTAMANAIDLSEWMGIDRVGLFNFRPSCRPVPIEVHIQGFQGKNYCPRMQTMNKPSFAAIATYSPKKPVLIFVSSRRQTRLTALDLISYLVVDNDPLQWIQKGFDIEPTLARVKDQHLRHTLSFGIGMHHAGLNDGDRTIVESLFGENKIQILISTSTLAWGVNLPAHLVIIKGTEYFDGKTKRYVDFPLTDVLQMIGRAGRPQFDKEGKAMVMVHEPKKQFYKKFLYDPFPVESHLKDFLHDHLNAEIVSGTIQSKQGAINYLVNTFFFRRLVVSPSYYGLEDNSVEAVNQYLSDLLDSTLADLEQSSCIEINEYDEIIPMSMGKIASFYYLNYKTVQNFSDNIKRDSDIKTLLRVLSDAAEYSEFPVRHNEEILNQELNENLPIKIGNYEDSHTKVHLLLQAHFQRCPLPITDFTTDTKSALDQGIRILQAMIDVSFEYGYFATAIQVIRLLQMLVQGRWDYDSSLMTLPHINKDFADFLSSNLILSNGEQISNLSDMLKIPRDKIHLSLTNIGLSDSQIKETLNVIDHLPKVKIEYFINTNNNSNNNDDNNNENNNNNNKKNNNNNNNNNKSIVYSGQEFNIKIKVTRENKKFSNGHAFAPLYSKDKDEGWIMVLTDEKEQMIGFKRVPQMISNSVTANFKIPKAPFQSSTNYNVKLYSDTYMGLDYFHTFQVPIVNKKQIRNDDQDGDTIILLEAATGDMKK, from the exons ATGGGTATATTTGATAATCAGAATAAATTTGAACCCACTATAAGTAATACACTTAGATCTTTAACAAATGGTAATACTCAAACTTTTGATGAACAAGTAGTTGCTcgtaataaagaaattatgaaaaaaagaaatgaaaagaaaaaagaaaaagatagaattattgaaaaaggtCAATTAACTTGGAGTTATTTTAGTGACAgta aacaaaataaagaaaaagaaaaagagaatagacaaatttttaataaatttaaagagatTGTTTTAGAGAtgattggtgatgatgaaataCCATCAGATGAGATTGCATCAGCAGTTTATGAAACATTTATGATTGTTGCAAATCCACATAAAGATAAAGCATCAAAATGTGAATCATTACGTCAAAtttttcattcatttttCAAAGTAGCAatgtataataaattaagtgAACAAGTTGGCCttttattacaaattaaGAATCCATTTGAATCAGATTCAAAAGCATCCAATGAATCAGTACAAACCATTGATTCTTTCGAATCAATGGAATGGCAATTACCATCGAAATATCAATTACAATTtgaagataatgatgaaatgtCAATTTTCGATGAAATCAATCATTTCATCaatacaaaaattaataataatcttgatgaacaaaaagaaaaggaaaaagaaaaacttaTAAATACACCTCTAAGTGATATGGTTTTAATTCATCAACCTggtcaaattaaaaaatcaaaaaaattaaagaaattagcAGCAGCTGGtggttcaaataatttagaatcaAATAATGTAGTTGATAGCACTTATACAATTGAATGGTTAAGAGAGGAATGTAGtgtaatttcaattggtttagGTATACCATCAGAAGAGATTTATAATACAATAAtgtcatttttaaaaaataaaaaagaaacaattgaAGAGGATATGATTGGATTATTAGGTTTCGATcatttagaattaattgCAGATATCATAAAGTATCGTGATAGTATTTTGGGTTCTGTTGTATCTGGTTATAGAGCATCGAATCATTCTGGTcctttaaatcatttttcaattcaaacaaaagatgaaaaagattttgataagcaattaaaaaaagatgataaaaagagatataaaaatgatcaacaacaacaacagcaacaacaatatcaagaagaacaaattaaatttattgatcATAGTCAACAATCATTTGAACAACCAACTATTTATAATCAAAAAGAGTTTACAGGTGGTGATGTTTGTATAGATTTACCATACGGTGGTAAGATTGCATTGCCAAAGGGTACAGTTAGAACAGAGAAAACCACACATACTGAAGTTATGGTACCATATTCATTGGCTAAACCATTTGcagataatgaaaaattaatagagATTGGAGAATCAATTGCAGAGATTAGTAGAGCAGCATTTGGTagtataaagaaattaaatcgTATTCAAAGTCGTGTATTTGAATCTGCATACAAgagtaatgaaaatattttaatttcagcTCCAACTGGTGCTGGTAAAACCAATATTGCTTTATTGACAATTTTACACGAGATTGAAAGCAATATCAATCCATATGGTTATTTGGATAAAGATAATTTCAAGATCATTTATATTGCACCATTGAAAGCTTTAGCAAGTGAAATGGTTgagaaattttcaaattcattgaAATATTTAGGTATCGTATCAAAAGAGTTAACTGGTGATATGCAATTGACTCAAAAGGAACTTAAAGAGACTCAAATCATCGTTACAACACCAGAGAAATGGGATGTTATCACAAGAAAAAGTAGTGATGTTGCATTGACAAAATTGGTTAGATTAATCATTATCGATGAAATTCATTTACTTCATGAAGAGAGAGGTCCAGTATTGGAGTGTATTGTAGCAAGAACACTTCGTCAAGTTGAAACCACTCAAGAGATGATTCGTATCGTTGGTTTGTCAGCAACATTACCAAACTATAAAGATGTTGCAAGATTTATTAGAGCACCAGCTTCAGGTACTCACTTTTTCGATTCATCTTATCGTCCAGTACCTTTAACTCAAAATTTCATTGGTGTTAAAGATAATCAAGGTATAATGgttatgaaaaataatatgaatcAATTATGTTATGAAAGATTGGAGAAATCATTAAAGGAAGGTCATCAAGTTATGATCTTTGTTCATTCTAGAAAGGATACTGTAAAGAGTGCAGAGATTTTAAGTGATATGGCAAAAGAAAAGCATTTCCGTTTCTCTAATGAGGAACCATCATTTGGTGCAAagaaagaatttgaaaaagtaAAGAGTAAAGAGATTAGATCATTATTTCAACATGGTATTTCCGTACATCACGCTGGTCTCCTAAGATCTGATAGAAATGTGGTTGAGAAATACTTTGCCAATGGTACCATTAAGGTTTTAGTTTGTACAGCAACCTTGGCTTGGGGTGTAAATTTACCTGCTCATACTGTAATCATTAAAGGTACTCAAGTTTACAATGCAAAGAATGGTGGTTTTATGGATCTTGGAATTTCAGATGTTATGCAAATCTTTGGTCGTGCTGGTCGTCCACAATTCGATACAAGTGGTGAAGGTTTCCTTTTAACTTCAAAGGATAAATTGGATCATTATCTTTCATTAATGTCAAGTTCTATGCCAATTGAAAGTAAATTCATTACAAATCTTGAGGATCATTTAAATGCAGAGATTGTTTTAGGAACAGTATCAAATGTTAATGAAGCTGTCAATTGGTTAAGTTATACCTATTTATTCATTAGAATGCTTCAAAATCCATTGGTGTATGGTATACCAAGTTCTCAACGTTCAAAAGATCCACAACTTGAAGAGTTTAAACGTGAAATTATCATTAGAGCAGCAAAGAAATTGGAACAATGTAAAATGACTCGTTTCGATGAACAATCTGAAAATTTAGGTATGACAGAATTGGGTAGAATCGCCTcacattattatattaaacaTCCATCGATTGAAACTTTCAATGAAATGTTGAATGATCAATTGGGTCAAGAtcaagttttaaatattttatcaaattcatccgagtttgaaaatattacCTTACGTGAAGAGGAATCAACTGAATTGGATAAATTAGCCGAGAACCAATGTTATTATGAATTGACAGTTTTGGATAGTCATTCCAAAGTGAAATGTTTACTTCAAGCTTTCTTTTCACGTGCAAATATTGATGGCTTTAGTTTAGTTAGTGATTCAAATTATACCGTTCAAAATAGTTCTAGAATTTTAAGAGGTCTTTTTGAAATCTCTTTAAAGAAAGGTTGGTGCACAGTTAGTAAGACCATTTTAGATCTTTGCAAGATGGTTGATCATCAACTTTGGCATTTCGAATCACCATTACGTCAAGCAAAAGTATTATCACTTGATACCATTAGAAAGATTGAAGAAAGAGATTGGACACCTGAAAGAATTTGTGATATGGAGATTGGGGAGTTGTCATTTGTTTTGGGTAATCAATTGATTGCAAAAACCACTAGAAAGATTGCACAACAATTCCCACAATTGGATTTTGAAATTCAAGTTCAACCAATCACTGCAAATATCATTCGTATCAATATGACATTGATACCAATGTTTAGTTGGAATGACAAGATGCATGGTGATAGTCAACCATTTTGGATTTGGGTACAAGATAATGAAAGTCAATACATTTTCCATAGTGAATATTTCATGTTAACTAAAAAGATCTATAATCAAACTGAACCAATCACTTTGACTTGTATCATACCATTACCAAATCCAATGCCATCACAATTCTTTTTACATTATATTTCCGATCGTTGGTTAGGTTCCGAAGGTATTAGAGAGATTTCATTCAGACATTTAGTTTTACCACAACAAGATCGTGTCGTAAATACAGAGTTATTAGATTTACAACCATTACCAAAGGAAGCattgaaaaataaagattttgaatcattattCAAATTCTCTCATTTCAATCCAATTCAAACTCAAGTTTTTCATACTCTTtattatacaaataataatgttttattaGGTTCACCAACTGGTTCAGGTAAAACCATTTGTGCAGAATTAGCAATGTTTAAAGTATTTAGAGATGAACCTCATATGAAAGTGGTTTATATTGCACCATTGAAGGCATTGGTACGTGAAAGAATGAATGATTGGAAGGTTAAATTTCAAGAGAAACTTGGTAAGAAATTGGTAGAGTTAACTGGTGATTACACTCCAAATATGATTGCATTACAAAATGCTGATATCGTTACAACAACACCAGAGAAATGGGATGGTATTAGTAGAAATTGGAAGAATCGTTCCTATGTAACCTCTGTATCATTGTTAATCATTGatgaaattcatttaattggTGAGTTACGTGGTCCAATTTTAGAGGTAATTGTAAGTCgtatgaaattaatttctaaacAAACCGGTGTTAATATTCGTGTAGTAGGTTTATCAACTGCCATGGCAAATGCAATTGATCTTTCAGAGTGGATGGGTATTGATAGAGTTGGtcttttcaattttagaCCATCTTGTCGTCCAGTACCAATTGAAGTTCATATTCAAGGTTTCCAAGGTAAAAACTATTGTCCACGTATGCAAACTATGAATAAACCTTCATTTGCCGCTATCGCAACCTATTCACCAAAGAAACCAGTTTTAATTTTCGTAAGCAGTCGTCGTCAAACTCGTTTAACCGCATTGGATTTAATCTCTTATTTGGTGGTTGATAATGATCCATTACAATGGATTCAAAAGGGTTTTGATATTGAACCAACATTGGCACGTGTTAAAGATCAACATCTTAGACATACACTTTCATTTGGTATAGGTATGCATCATGCTGGTTTAAATGATGGTGATCGTACAATCGTTGAATCACTCTTTGGTGagaataaaattcaaattctaaTCTCTACAAGTACTTTGGCTTGGGGTGTCAATTTACCCGCCCATTTAGTTATCATTAAAGGTACCGAATATTTCGATGGTAAAACCAAACGTTATGTCGATTTCCCATTGACTGATGTACTTCAAATGATTGGTCGTGCAGGTCGTCCACAATTCGATAAAGAAGGTAAAGCAATGGTAATGGTTCATGAACCAAAGAAACAATTCTATAAGAAATTCCTTTACGATCCATTCCCAGTTGAAAGCCATCTCAAAGACTTTTTACATGACCATTTGAATGCCGAGATCGTTTCAGGtacaattcaatcaaaacaAGGTGCAATCAATTATTTGGTCAATACTTTCTTTTTCCGTCGTTTGGTTGTATCACCATCTTATTATGGTCTCGAGGATAATAGTGTCGAAGCTGTAAATCAATATCTCTCTGATCTCTTGGATTCAACATTGGCCGATCTCGAACAATCAAGTTGTATTGAAATCAATGAATACGATGAAATCATACCAATGTCAATGGGTAAAATCGCTTCTTTCtactatttgaattataaaaCCGTTCAAAACTTCtctgataatattaaacGTGATAGTGATATTAAAACCCTCCTAAGAGTATTATCAGATGCTGCCGAATATAGTGAATTCCCAGTAAGACACAATGAAGAGATTCTAAATCAAGAGTTGAATGAAAATCttccaattaaaattggaaaCTATGAAGATTCTCATACCAAAGTTCATTTGCTATTACAAGCTCATTTCCAAAGATGTCCATTACCAATCACAGATTTTACCACCGATACAAAGTCTGCTTTGGATCAAGGTATTCGTATTCTTCAAGCTATGATTGATGTCTCCTTTGAATATGGTTATTTCGCTACTGCCATCCAAGTAATTAGATTATTACAAATGTTGGTTCAAGGTCGTTGGGATTATGATTCTTCATTAATGACTTTACCTCATATCAACAAAGATTTTGCTGATTTCCTCTCTTCAAATTTAATCTTATCAAATGGTGAACAAATCTCAAATCTTTCTGATATGTTAAAAATTCCAAGAGATAAAATTCATTTATCTTTAACTAATATTGGTCTTTCAGATTCtcaaattaaagaaacttTAAATGTTATTGATCATTTACCAaaagttaaaattgaatattttattaatacaaataataatagtaataataatgatgataataataatgaaaataataataataataacaaaaagaataataataataataataataataataaatcaatagtTTATTCAGGTcaagaatttaatattaaaattaaagttacAAGAGAGAATAAGAAATTCTCAAATGGTCATGCATTTGCACCACTTTATAGtaaagataaagatgaaGGTTGGATTATGGTTTTAACAgatgaaaaagaacaaaTGATTGGATTTAAGAGAGTACCACAaatgatttcaaattcaGTTACTGCAAACTTTAAAATTCCAAAAGCTCCATTCCAATCCTCTACAAACTATAATGTTAAATTATATTCAGATACCTATATGGGTTTAGATTATTTCCATACTTTCCAAGTTCCAATTgtaaacaaaaaacaaattagaAATGATGATCAAGATGGTGATACAATTATCCTTTTAGAAGCTGCTACTGGTgatatgaaaaaataa
- the fthS gene encoding formate-dihydrofolate ligase, protein MENFNYPKLNLIKPVPSDIEIASSVEPLPIKTIAKSIGLLEEEIDFYGKYKAKVSLEVIERLKETENGNYVVVTGINPTPLGEGKSTTTIGLCQALGAHLGKKTFACIRQPSQGPTFGIKGGAAGGGYSQVIPMEEFNLHMTGDIHAITAANNLLAAAIDTRILHEGTQTDAQLWKRLCPVDSKDGSRKFAPIMLRRLKKLGIDKTDPNQLTEEEISKFVRLDIDPTRITWNRVLDTNDRFLRGISVGQGKEEQRFERKTNFDISVASEIMAVLALCTSLSDMRERLGRMVVGPSRSGEPITADDLGVGGALTVLMKDAIMPTLMQTLEGTPVLVHAGPFANIAHGNSSIIADQIALKLAGKDGYVVTEAGFGADIGAEKFFDIKCRSSGLKPNCAVIVATIRALKMHGGGPKVVAGTPLDKAYTSENIELLKKGVSNLAHHIKNLKKFGVGVVVAINKFHTDSDAEVNLLVEASLTAGANDAVMSDHWAEGGNGALDLANAVEKACKETNKDNFKYLYPLDKSIKEKIETIAKEIYGADGVEYSPEADDKIKLYTTQGFDKLPICMAKTHLSLSHDPERKGVPTGFILPIRDVRASIGAGFIYPLVGSMATIPGLPTRPCFYEIDIDTNTGKIIGLS, encoded by the coding sequence atggaaaattttaattatccaaaattaaatttaattaaaccagTACCATCCGATATTGAAATTGCATCATCAGTTGAACCATTACCAATTAAAACCATTGCAAAGAGTATTGGATTATTAGAAGAAGAGATTGATTTCTATGGTAAATATAAAGCTAAAGTTAGTTTAGAAGTTATTGAACGTTTAAAGGAAACCGAGAATGGTAATTATGTGGTTGTTACTGGTATAAATCCAACACCATTGGGTGAAggtaaatcaacaacaaccattgGTCTTTGCCAAGCATTGGGTGCACATTTAGGTAAGAAAACATTTGCATGCATTAGACAGCCAAGCCAAGGACCAACCTTTGGCATTAAAGGTGGTGCAGCAGGTGGCGGATACTCACAAGTGATTCCAATGGAGGAGTTCAATCTTCATATGACAGGCGACATTCATGCCATTACAGCagcaaataatttattagcaGCTGCAATTGATACACGTATTCTTCATGAGGGTACTCAAACAGATGCACAATTATGGAAACGTTTATGTCCAGTCGATTCAAAGGATGGTAGTCGTAAATTTGCACCAATCATGTTACGTCGTTTAAAGAAATTAGGTATTGACAAAACTGACCCAAATCAATTGACAGAAGAGGAGATTAGTAAATTCGTTCGTCTTGATATCGACCCAACTCGTATCACTTGGAATCGTGTATTGGATACCAATGATCGTTTCCTTCGTGGTATTTCAGTGGGTCAAGGTAAGGAGGAGCAACGTTTTGAGAGAAAAACAAATTTCGATATTTCTGTAGCCAGTGAGATTATGGCAGTTTTGGCATTATGTACAAGTTTATCCGATATGAGAGAACGTTTAGGTCGTATGGTGGTTGGTCCAAGTAGATCTGGTGAACCAATCACTGCTGATGATTTGGGTGTTGGTGGTGCTTTGACCGTATTGATGAAGGATGCTATCATGCCAACCTTAATGCAAACACTCGAAGGTACTCCAGTACTTGTTCATGCTGGTCCATTTGCAAATATTGCTCATGGTAATTCATCGATTATTGCCGACCAAATCGCTTTGAAATTGGCTGGTAAAGATGGTTACGTTGTCACTGAAGCTGGTTTTGGTGCTGATATTGGTGCTGAGAAATTCTTTGATATCAAATGTAGATCCTCAGGTCTTAAACCAAATTGTGCCGTAATTGTCGCAACCATCAGAGCCTTGAAAATGCATGGTGGCGGTCCAAAGGTCGTCGCCGGCACTCCATTAGATAAAGCATACACCAGCGAGAATATCGAGCTCCTAAAGAAAGGTGTCAGTAATCTTGCCCATCATATTAAAAACTTAAAGAaatttggtgttggtgtagTGGTCGCCATCAATAAATTCCATACCGATTCCGATGCCGAAGTTAACCTTTTGGTTGAGGCTTCTTTAACAGCTGGTGCTAACGATGCCGTTATGTCTGATCATTGGGCTGAGGGTGGTAATGGTGCTTTGGATTTAGCAAATGCCGTTGAAAAGGCTTGTAAAGAAACTAATAAAGATAACTTCAAATACCTTTATCCATtggataaatcaattaaagaaaagattGAAACCATTGCAAAAGAAATCTATGGTGCTGATGGTGTTGAATATTCACCAGAGGCCGatgataaaatcaaattatacaCTACTCAAGGTTTTGATAAACTTCCAATTTGTATGGCAAAAACTCATTTATCCCTAAGCCACGACCCTGAAAGAAAAGGTGTACCAACTGGTTTCATCTTACCAATTCGTGATGTTCGTGCAAGTATTGGTGCTGGTTTCATTTATCCATTAGTTGGCTCAATGGCAACTATTCCAGGTTTACCAACTCGTCCATGTTTCTAtgaaattgatattgatacTAATACTGGTAAAATCATTGGTTTaagttaa
- a CDS encoding pantothenate kinase: protein MKTQTINAIGACVVSDSPDTFFNSNNSLKGCGRSSIAINNNNNNNNNNNNNNNNNNNNNNTTRPIQLSIIDESDNVYNIENEDDNNSAGDIILNEHSSSSSSSSSSSSSPSSSNNHSIAGTPNSMSPSSSSSSLSSLTNNTTLINKLSSSSDGNNNNNNNNSNSNDNNNNSIDLHFTTTTTTNTSSNDQSLNNNNNNNNNNENNDENNIPPPPSSSPPKFNPKDRPISLPNQSGPIKHFALDIGGTLAKLVYFVQNKDKSNVNELGGKLHFIKFRTADIDDCLNFIIENNLHIEDSGLPKVVRVTGGGAYKYAELFEKRLGCKIVKEDEMQCLIWGTNFLLNNIKRESFTYSTTPNAISPKEFIDKTDNHYPYLLVNIGSGVSIIKVESETSFQRVDGTSLGGGTFWGLCSLLTGVSDYDEMLEMTKNGQSNHVDLVVGDIYGTDYTKIGLSSDTIASSFGKVIYENEKKKISGEENIKKEDIAQSLLKMVSNNIGQIAYLNSQRYGLNKIYFGGFFIRDHPNTMQRISFAIDFWSKGQTKAMFLVHDGYLGALGSFLAPDEDDLISNDDDDNNNNNNNNNNNNIDSSSSNNNDNSGDVKVKGSTSSTIVNQSSWWKRKTNFESYISKLFSPKTSNTTITTTTTTNVNSNNINSSNENTLQNVLTKSSDNCECGCDFCNFLSYEI, encoded by the exons atgaaGACACAAACTATAAATGCAATAGGAGCATGTGTTGTTAGTGATTCACCAGatacattttttaatagtaataatagtttaaaagGATGTGGTAGGAGTAGTATtgctataaataataataataataataataataataataataataataataataataataataataataataatactacaaGACCAATTCAATTAAGTATAATAGACGAAAGCGATAATGTctataatattgaaaacgaagatgataataatagcgCAGgtgatataattttaaatgaacattcttcttcttcctcttcctcttcctcttcctcttcttcaccatcatcatcaaataatcatTCTATAGCAGGTACACCAAATTCAATGTCaccttcttcttcctcttcttcattatcttcattaacaaataatacaacattaataaataaactatcatcatcttctgatggaaataataataataataataataatagtaatagtaatgataataataataattcaatagaTTTACATTTTACTACAACGACAACGACAAATACATCATCAAACGaccaatcattaaataataataataataataataataataatgaaaataatgatgaaaataatataccaccaccaccatcatcatcaccaccaaaatTTAATCCAAAAGATAGACCTATTTCATTACCAAATCAATCAGGTCCAATAAAACATTTTGCACTCGATATAGGTGGTACATTAGCAAAGTTAGTATATTTCGttcaaaataaagataaatcaaATGTAAATGAATTAGGAGGTAAATTACATTTTATAAAGTTTAGAACTGCTGATATAGAtgattgtttaaattttattattg agAATAATTTACATATTGAAGATAGTGGATTACCAAAAGTTGTAAGAGTAACAGGCGGAGGTGCATATAAATATGCAGAACTTTTCGAAAAGAGATTAGGTTGTAAAATAGTGAAAGAAGATGAAATGCAATGTTTAATTTGGGGCAcaaactttttattaaataatattaaaagagaATCATTTACAtattcaacaacaccaaatgcaatttcaccaaaagaatttattgataaaaCT gaTAATCATTACCCATATTTATTAGTTAATATTGGATCAGGTGTTAGTATTATAAAAGTTGAAAGTGAAACTAGTTTTCAAAGAGTTGATGGTACAAGTTTGGGTGGAGGTACATTTTGGGGATTATGCAGTTTGTTAACTGGTGTATCAGATTATGATGAAATGTTAGAGATGACAAAGAATGGTCAATCGAATCATGTTGATTTGGTTGTTGGTGATATTTATGGTACGGATTATACAAAGATTGGGTTATCTTCTGACACAATTGCAAGTAGTTTCGGAAAGGTGATCTATGAGAAtgaaaagaagaaaattaGTGGAgaagaaaatattaaaaaggaAGATATAGCTCAAAGTCTATTGAAAATGGTATCGAATAATATCGGTCAAATAGCGTATTTAAATTCACAACGTTatggtttaaataaaatttatttcgGTGGTTTCTTCATTAGAGATCATCCAAATACAATGCAACGTATTTCATTTGCCATTGATTTTTGGTCAAAAGGTCAAACAAAGGCTATGTTTTTAGTACACGATGGTTATTTAGGTGCACTTGGTTCATTTTTGGCTCCTGACGAAGacgatttaatttcaaatgacGACgatgacaataataataacaataataacaataataataataatattgattcttcaagtagtaataataatgataatagtggTGATGTTAAAGTCAAAGGTTCAACATCTTCAACAATCGTTAATCAATCAAGTTGGTGGAAACGTAAAACTAATTTCGAAAGttatatttcaaaattattttcaccaaAAACTTCAAACACAACTataactacaactacaactacaaatgTAAATAGTAACAATATCAATAGTAGTAATGAAAATACACTCCAAAATGTTTTAACAAAAAGTAGTGATAATTGCGAATGTGGTTGtgatttttgtaatttcttGTCATATGAAATTTAA